The Litchfieldia alkalitelluris genome has a window encoding:
- the ytvI gene encoding sporulation integral membrane protein YtvI, with protein MKLDHLYSTFRFLIVIISIIVGLIVGFYVTQVIYPFIIAFSISYFMHPLVLFFQKKGRIPRSLAIFAALVIVFGSIAGVLTLLVAEIISGANYLANVVPYHFEDLVVHIEQFVVGQLIPLYNQLTTLFNNLESGQQQSIITNIENVGKTVATTVGQFIQTFLLKIPDFLGWLPSAATVIIFSLLATFFISKDLERIMHFGRKILPTKARNSSKTVVTDLQKALFGFVKAQFTLISITSVIVLIGLLILRVDYAITIALLIGLVDLLPYLGTGLVFVPWIIYAAVSGNIGFAIGLGILYVIVLVQRQLMEPKILSSNIGLDPLATLVSLFVGYKLIGFLGLLVGPVVLVILNTLNSAGVFRDLWAYISGHKKSL; from the coding sequence TTGAAACTTGACCATCTTTATAGTACGTTCCGCTTTTTAATTGTGATTATATCAATTATTGTCGGTTTAATTGTAGGGTTTTATGTGACTCAAGTAATTTATCCGTTCATCATCGCATTCTCCATTTCTTATTTTATGCATCCCCTGGTTTTGTTTTTTCAAAAAAAAGGGAGGATACCGCGTTCTTTAGCTATTTTTGCGGCACTTGTGATTGTCTTTGGATCAATTGCCGGTGTGTTAACGTTGTTAGTTGCTGAAATCATTTCAGGTGCTAATTACTTAGCCAACGTGGTCCCATACCACTTTGAAGATCTCGTTGTACATATTGAACAGTTTGTGGTAGGACAACTTATACCTTTGTACAATCAACTAACGACGCTATTTAATAACCTTGAATCTGGACAGCAGCAATCGATCATCACCAATATTGAGAATGTAGGAAAAACAGTAGCAACTACAGTTGGTCAATTTATCCAAACCTTTTTATTAAAAATACCTGATTTTTTAGGGTGGCTCCCGAGTGCTGCTACAGTTATTATTTTCTCCTTATTAGCTACTTTCTTTATTAGCAAAGATTTAGAACGTATCATGCATTTTGGAAGAAAGATTCTTCCAACAAAAGCAAGAAATAGTAGTAAAACCGTGGTGACTGACCTTCAAAAAGCACTTTTTGGTTTTGTAAAAGCCCAATTTACACTAATCTCAATAACCTCAGTGATCGTGTTAATAGGGTTATTGATTTTGAGGGTTGATTACGCAATTACAATTGCTCTTCTAATTGGTCTTGTTGATCTTCTACCTTATTTAGGGACAGGGTTGGTATTTGTGCCGTGGATTATTTATGCTGCGGTTAGTGGGAATATTGGATTTGCTATAGGCTTGGGAATTCTTTATGTAATAGTCCTTGTCCAAAGACAGTTAATGGAACCCAAAATTCTGTCTTCAAATATTGGCTTAGATCCATTGGCGACACTCGTTTCACTTTTTGTTGGTTATAAACTAATTGGCTTTTTAGGCCTCCTTGTTGGACCAGTTGTTCTTGTTATTTTAAACACATTAAATTCAGCTGGGGTTTTTAGGGATTTATGGGCTTATATTAGTGGACACAAAAAAAGCTTATAA
- a CDS encoding DUF441 domain-containing protein → MFNQSSLFLLILLTIGFFGKNQSLMIAVGVLLIVKATGLDSRVFPYIQSKGIHWGVTVITIAVLVPIATGEIGFKQLGEAMKSAYAWIALASGIIVALLAKGGVDLLADDPHITTALVFGTIIAVALFKGVAVGPLIGAGIAYVIMRLANYFS, encoded by the coding sequence TTGTTTAATCAATCATCTTTGTTTTTACTTATATTATTAACAATTGGTTTTTTTGGTAAGAATCAATCATTAATGATAGCTGTTGGTGTTTTACTGATCGTAAAAGCTACAGGCTTGGATTCACGTGTTTTTCCGTATATTCAGAGCAAGGGAATTCATTGGGGTGTAACAGTGATCACTATTGCTGTTTTAGTTCCAATTGCAACAGGTGAAATTGGTTTTAAACAGCTTGGCGAAGCAATGAAGTCAGCATATGCTTGGATAGCATTAGCGTCTGGTATTATTGTAGCACTTCTTGCAAAAGGTGGTGTAGATCTCTTAGCTGATGATCCACATATTACAACTGCTCTTGTATTTGGGACGATTATAGCTGTTGCTTTATTTAAAGGAGTGGCAGTAGGACCGTTGATTGGAGCAGGGATTGCCTATGTAATCATGAGGTTAGCTAACTATTTCTCTTGA
- the citZ gene encoding citrate synthase: MTVTKGLEGIIATTSSVSSIIDDTLTYVGYNIDELAENASFEEVIYLLWHRKLPNKQELSELVTQLSENASLPENVLHHFKTYPIEKVHPMAALRSAVSLLGLYDDEADVMDAEANYRKAIRLQAKLPTIVTAFSRVRKGLEPIAPRTDLSFAANFLYMLTGEEPSAIAEEAFNKALVLHADHELNASTFTARVCVATLSDVYSGVTSAIGALKGPLHGGANEAVMKMLSEIGDVENVEPYILDKLNNKEKIMGFGHRVYRKGDPRAKHLKSMSEKLTTITGEPKWYEMSTRIEEIVTTAKPLPPNVDFYSASVYHSLGIDHDLFTPIFAVSRVSGWLAHILEQYDNNRLIRPRAEYTGPGKQAYVHLDQRA, from the coding sequence ATGACAGTAACAAAGGGACTTGAAGGGATTATAGCAACAACTTCGTCTGTAAGCTCAATCATTGATGATACGTTAACATATGTTGGCTATAATATTGATGAGTTAGCAGAAAATGCAAGCTTTGAAGAAGTAATTTATCTATTATGGCATCGTAAGCTACCAAATAAGCAAGAACTTTCTGAACTTGTAACACAATTATCAGAAAATGCATCATTGCCTGAGAATGTGTTACACCATTTTAAGACATATCCGATTGAAAAAGTGCATCCTATGGCAGCATTAAGGTCGGCTGTTTCTTTACTTGGATTATATGATGATGAAGCTGATGTGATGGATGCAGAAGCAAATTATCGTAAAGCAATTCGTTTACAAGCAAAGCTTCCTACAATAGTTACAGCGTTTTCACGAGTACGCAAAGGCTTAGAACCTATTGCACCTCGTACGGACTTAAGTTTCGCTGCTAATTTCTTGTACATGTTAACAGGTGAAGAACCATCAGCAATTGCTGAAGAAGCATTTAACAAAGCGTTAGTATTACATGCTGACCATGAGCTTAATGCTTCTACTTTTACAGCACGAGTGTGTGTTGCGACATTGTCTGATGTATACTCTGGTGTAACCTCTGCAATTGGTGCTCTTAAAGGACCACTTCATGGTGGAGCAAATGAAGCCGTTATGAAGATGCTTTCTGAAATTGGTGATGTAGAAAATGTTGAGCCTTATATTCTTGATAAGTTAAATAACAAAGAAAAAATTATGGGCTTCGGACACCGTGTGTATCGTAAGGGTGATCCAAGAGCAAAGCATCTTAAGAGTATGTCTGAAAAGCTTACAACAATTACTGGTGAGCCTAAATGGTATGAGATGTCTACAAGAATTGAAGAAATTGTTACGACAGCCAAGCCACTTCCGCCAAATGTTGATTTCTATTCTGCTTCTGTATATCACAGTCTAGGTATTGATCATGATTTATTTACACCTATCTTTGCTGTAAGCCGTGTATCTGGCTGGTTAGCTCATATTTTAGAGCAATATGATAATAACCGCTTAATTCGTCCACGTGCTGAATATACAGGGCCTGGAAAACAAGCATATGTACATCTAGATCAAAGAGCATAA
- the icd gene encoding NADP-dependent isocitrate dehydrogenase produces MSQGEKITVQNGVLDVPNNPVIPFIEGDGIGPDIWAAASRVLEAAVEKAYNGEKSIVWKEVLAGEKAFNETGEWLPAETLDVIREYIIAIKGPLTTPVGGGIRSLNVALRQELDLFTCLRPVRYFTGVPSPIKRPEDTDMVIFRENTEDIYAGIEYAKGSEEVQKLISFLQNEMGVNKIRFPETSGIGIKPVSEEGTSRLVRAAINYAIEHGRKSVTLVHKGNIMKFTEGAFKNWGYELAEKEFGDKVFTWAEYDRLVETEGKDAANKAQSDAEAAGKIIVKDSIADIFLQQILTRPREFDVVATMNLNGDYISDALAAQVGGIGIAPGANINYETGHAIFEATHGTAPKYAGLDKVNPSSVLLSGVLMLEHLGWTEAADLITKSMEKTIASKVVTYDFARLMDGATEVACSEFGNELIKNLG; encoded by the coding sequence GTGAGTCAAGGAGAAAAAATTACTGTACAAAATGGTGTATTAGACGTTCCAAATAATCCAGTTATCCCTTTTATCGAAGGTGACGGAATCGGTCCAGATATTTGGGCAGCTGCATCTCGCGTTCTAGAAGCTGCTGTTGAAAAAGCTTATAATGGGGAAAAATCAATCGTATGGAAAGAAGTTTTAGCAGGGGAAAAAGCATTTAACGAAACTGGTGAATGGTTACCAGCTGAAACATTAGATGTTATTCGTGAATACATAATCGCTATTAAAGGGCCTTTAACAACACCAGTTGGTGGAGGAATCCGTTCTTTAAACGTTGCATTACGTCAAGAGCTAGATTTATTTACTTGTTTACGTCCAGTACGTTATTTCACTGGAGTACCATCTCCAATTAAACGTCCAGAAGATACAGATATGGTTATCTTCCGCGAAAACACTGAGGACATTTATGCTGGAATTGAGTATGCAAAAGGTTCTGAAGAAGTACAAAAATTAATTTCATTCTTACAAAATGAAATGGGAGTTAATAAAATCCGCTTCCCAGAAACTTCTGGTATCGGAATTAAGCCTGTATCTGAAGAAGGTACGTCTCGTCTAGTTCGTGCAGCGATCAACTATGCAATCGAACATGGTCGCAAATCAGTGACTTTAGTTCATAAAGGTAATATTATGAAGTTCACTGAAGGAGCATTCAAGAACTGGGGTTATGAGTTAGCTGAAAAAGAATTCGGTGATAAAGTATTCACTTGGGCAGAATATGACCGCTTAGTGGAAACTGAAGGTAAGGATGCTGCAAACAAAGCACAAAGTGATGCTGAAGCTGCAGGTAAAATTATCGTGAAGGATTCTATTGCTGATATCTTCTTACAACAAATCTTAACAAGACCACGTGAGTTTGATGTTGTTGCAACAATGAACTTAAATGGTGACTATATTTCTGATGCATTAGCAGCACAAGTTGGTGGAATTGGTATTGCTCCGGGAGCAAACATCAACTATGAAACTGGGCATGCTATTTTCGAAGCAACACATGGTACTGCTCCTAAATATGCAGGATTAGATAAAGTAAATCCATCTTCAGTGTTATTATCAGGTGTGTTAATGCTTGAGCACCTTGGATGGACTGAAGCAGCTGATTTAATAACAAAATCAATGGAAAAAACAATTGCTTCTAAAGTTGTAACTTATGACTTTGCTCGTTTAATGGACGGAGCAACAGAAGTGGCTTGCTCTGAGTTTGGAAATGAATTAATTAAAAACCTAGGATAA
- the mdh gene encoding malate dehydrogenase has protein sequence MTFKRKKVSVIGGGFTGATTAFLTAQKELADVVLVDIPQMENPTKGKALDMLEAAPVQGFDANIIGTANYADTADSDIVVITAGIARKPGMSRDDLVQTNQKIMKSVTQEIVKYSPNCYIIVLTNPVDAMTYTVFQESGFPKNRVIGQSGVLDTARFRTFVAQELNLSVKDVTGFVLGGHGDDMVPLVRYSYAGGIPLEKLIPQDRLDAIVERTRKGGGEIVNLLGNGSAYYAPAASLVEMVEAILKDQRRVIPTIAYLEGEYGFNGIYLGVPTVLGANGIEQIIVLDLSEDEKAALQKSADSVKNVMNILA, from the coding sequence ATGACATTCAAACGTAAAAAAGTTTCAGTAATTGGTGGAGGCTTCACAGGGGCTACAACTGCTTTTTTAACAGCGCAGAAAGAGTTAGCTGATGTTGTCTTGGTTGATATTCCACAGATGGAAAATCCAACAAAAGGCAAAGCTCTAGATATGCTCGAAGCAGCTCCAGTTCAGGGGTTTGATGCAAATATTATTGGTACAGCCAATTATGCAGATACTGCTGATTCTGATATTGTTGTAATCACTGCGGGTATTGCTCGTAAGCCAGGAATGAGCCGTGATGACCTTGTTCAAACAAACCAAAAAATTATGAAAAGTGTTACTCAAGAAATTGTCAAGTACTCTCCAAATTGTTATATTATTGTCTTAACTAATCCGGTTGATGCAATGACTTACACTGTATTCCAGGAATCAGGATTCCCGAAAAATCGTGTAATCGGTCAATCCGGGGTATTAGATACAGCCCGTTTCCGTACATTTGTTGCCCAAGAACTAAACCTGTCAGTAAAAGATGTAACCGGTTTCGTGTTAGGTGGACATGGAGATGACATGGTTCCGCTTGTTCGTTATTCATATGCTGGTGGTATCCCATTAGAAAAGTTAATCCCGCAAGATCGTCTTGATGCTATTGTAGAACGTACTCGAAAGGGTGGCGGAGAAATAGTAAATCTTTTAGGAAATGGTAGTGCCTATTATGCACCTGCTGCGTCATTGGTGGAAATGGTAGAAGCAATCCTTAAAGATCAACGCCGCGTGATCCCAACAATTGCATATTTAGAAGGTGAGTATGGATTTAATGGGATCTATTTAGGTGTACCAACTGTACTCGGTGCAAATGGAATTGAACAAATTATTGTATTAGATTTAAGTGAAGATGAAAAAGCAGCACTTCAGAAGTCTGCTGACTCAGTTAAAAATGTCATGAATATACTTGCATAA
- a CDS encoding MaoC family dehydratase codes for MLLGKKRKLGRTIEEISVGEKLSLTEKIEDKDLLLFLGLTNDANPLYVQHDYASQTPFEKPIVPSIMLTGIITSAVSKYLPGPGSHMVKQEISFPKHVHHYATIEFLFEVTTVNLSKELVDITVTATDDKGDVVVEGTISVIPPKKIVPLDGKILENF; via the coding sequence ATGTTGTTAGGAAAAAAACGAAAATTAGGGCGTACTATTGAAGAAATATCAGTAGGTGAGAAACTGTCACTTACTGAGAAAATTGAGGACAAGGATTTATTATTATTTCTAGGATTAACGAATGATGCAAACCCATTATATGTTCAGCATGATTACGCATCACAAACACCATTTGAAAAACCGATTGTGCCAAGTATCATGCTTACAGGTATCATTACTTCGGCCGTTTCAAAGTACTTACCAGGTCCAGGAAGTCACATGGTAAAGCAGGAAATTTCTTTTCCGAAACATGTACATCATTATGCTACTATTGAGTTTTTGTTCGAGGTAACTACTGTTAATCTCTCCAAGGAATTAGTAGATATTACTGTTACGGCAACTGATGATAAAGGTGATGTAGTTGTAGAAGGTACAATTAGCGTGATTCCTCCTAAAAAAATCGTACCACTTGATGGGAAAATATTAGAGAATTTTTAG
- a CDS encoding response regulator transcription factor, whose translation MSKKVLVVDDEQSIVTLLQYNLKQAGFEVITAMDGEMGLELAIIEQPDLILLDLMLPKMDGLEVCKELRQRRVSTPIFMLTAKDDEFDKVLGLELGADDYLAKPFSPREVVARVKAILRRVVYSNESQEDNQNIAEKLTIGGLAILPEQYEAYFNDEQLELTPKEFELLLYLAKHKGRVLTRDQLLSAVWNYDFAGDTRIVDVHISHLREKIELDTKKPTYIKTIRGLGYKLEEPKTE comes from the coding sequence ATGAGTAAAAAAGTTTTAGTAGTTGATGATGAGCAATCGATTGTAACGTTACTTCAATACAATTTAAAACAAGCTGGTTTTGAAGTAATTACTGCAATGGATGGGGAAATGGGGCTTGAGCTTGCAATAATCGAGCAACCGGACTTAATTCTTCTTGATTTAATGCTTCCAAAGATGGACGGGCTTGAAGTATGTAAAGAGCTCCGTCAAAGACGTGTATCAACTCCTATTTTTATGTTAACTGCTAAAGATGATGAGTTTGATAAGGTACTTGGTTTGGAGTTGGGAGCTGATGATTATCTAGCTAAGCCTTTTAGTCCAAGAGAAGTAGTTGCAAGGGTAAAAGCGATTTTAAGAAGAGTAGTATATAGTAATGAGAGTCAAGAGGATAATCAAAATATAGCAGAGAAACTAACAATTGGTGGATTGGCCATTTTACCAGAACAGTATGAAGCTTATTTTAATGATGAGCAGCTTGAACTAACACCAAAAGAATTTGAGCTTCTTTTATACCTGGCAAAGCATAAAGGAAGAGTACTAACGCGGGATCAGTTGCTAAGTGCTGTTTGGAATTACGATTTTGCTGGTGATACCCGAATTGTTGATGTTCACATAAGTCATTTGCGAGAAAAAATTGAGCTAGATACAAAAAAACCAACTTATATTAAAACGATTAGAGGCTTAGGATATAAGCTTGAGGAGCCAAAAACTGAATGA